A stretch of the Bordetella genomosp. 8 genome encodes the following:
- a CDS encoding nitroreductase family protein, with product MNTDISPRVAPMAAGDDALAAGFHAVVAARRSIYAYAQTPVPRRLVEAAIADAIQAPNHHRTEPWRFHVFAGEGRARLAAAYEAAASRVDRDVAKAIQRAYDAPVMIVAVCMPAMGNPKVSQAEERYAVAAAVQTMMLSFAASGVDTLLTTGELAESPEVRALLGLEGSDAQLMGVINVGYRDPERPARPRPPMNPAAFTTWCEAS from the coding sequence ATGAACACAGATATCTCCCCGCGTGTCGCCCCCATGGCCGCCGGCGATGACGCCCTGGCGGCAGGCTTCCACGCCGTCGTCGCCGCGCGCCGGTCCATCTATGCCTACGCGCAGACGCCGGTGCCCAGGCGCCTGGTCGAGGCGGCCATCGCGGATGCAATCCAGGCGCCGAATCATCATCGGACGGAACCGTGGCGCTTCCATGTGTTCGCCGGCGAGGGACGCGCCCGGCTGGCGGCCGCCTACGAGGCCGCCGCGTCCAGGGTCGACCGTGACGTGGCGAAGGCGATCCAGCGTGCCTATGACGCGCCCGTCATGATCGTGGCGGTGTGCATGCCGGCGATGGGCAACCCGAAAGTCAGCCAGGCCGAAGAGCGCTACGCGGTGGCTGCCGCGGTGCAGACCATGATGCTGTCGTTCGCCGCGTCGGGGGTGGATACGCTGCTGACCACGGGCGAGTTGGCGGAGTCGCCGGAAGTGCGCGCCCTGCTTGGCCTGGAAGGGTCGGACGCCCAGTTGATGGGCGTCATCAATGTGGGCTATCGCGACCCGGAGCGGCCGGCCCGCCCGCGCCCCCCGATGAATCCCGCGGCGTT